A stretch of the candidate division WOR-3 bacterium genome encodes the following:
- a CDS encoding M14 family zinc carboxypeptidase: MKYIAGLILFFCLASASDLDLVKIDAVNRTDIKALDRNGVIINQVHPDHIVAEISKDMYQMVRSRGFNIEVIQENITEIYRQNSMMKSSRSQYLTYQTYVDSMITMATNYPAICHLDTLGYSHQNRLLLIMKISDNVETDEIEPEVHFEANIHGDEKIGWAVSFWMIRYLLENYPTDTLVQRLVDTREIWIAPLVNPDGFANNSRYNGRSVDLNRNWGWMWGNEYSCGTDFMSENEARRFVEHFWRHSFVTYVSFHAGTLYISEPWSYTTYTQPPEQNLLHHLSQGYAYFTGYPYGQGSIGMYEINGCTKDYDYGCGGEMGWSIEVCYYKTPSPDSIDPIFDRDRPAMLRLMHRAGQGIHGYVYDSLSIEPTKLRSLIYVNPAHWPSYSRSANGDFHRFYLPGTYSVTALSPGYEPKTIDSVVVPSNTPDSSVYIEFGLIPNPELPIYATGVIGTRYVSTYSNQTYPVQAIGPHDGQAFQVDATKWIVLGFDYPIHDYPGNDLMVYRSSGSGSATVRVSNDWFGSWQTLGTANDTVTEFDISSTSLDSARYVRIEASSTFMLDAVEALQVPTGVTKGDDITVAQRTLFEITPTVLRKGDLLQVNNARQTPVQVRLFNLLGQALREDVVEPGVTQWSLAGLPAGIYFLVGPEIHSARRIVLVD, encoded by the coding sequence GTGAAATACATTGCAGGTCTTATTTTGTTTTTCTGTCTGGCCAGTGCCAGTGATCTCGATCTGGTCAAGATCGATGCGGTGAACAGGACCGACATCAAGGCGCTCGACAGGAATGGTGTGATCATAAATCAGGTTCATCCCGACCATATCGTCGCCGAGATCTCCAAAGACATGTATCAAATGGTGAGATCGAGGGGATTCAATATTGAAGTGATACAGGAAAATATCACTGAAATATACCGGCAGAACAGTATGATGAAATCTTCGCGCAGCCAGTATCTCACATACCAGACATATGTGGATTCGATGATAACGATGGCTACGAATTACCCCGCTATTTGCCATCTGGACACGTTGGGTTACAGCCATCAGAACCGGCTCCTGCTGATAATGAAGATATCCGACAACGTCGAGACCGACGAGATCGAACCAGAGGTACACTTCGAGGCAAATATCCACGGTGATGAAAAGATAGGATGGGCAGTTAGCTTCTGGATGATACGGTACCTTCTCGAGAACTATCCAACCGACACACTTGTCCAGCGCCTGGTCGACACGCGCGAGATATGGATCGCGCCTCTGGTAAATCCCGATGGTTTTGCCAACAACAGTCGCTACAACGGTCGCAGTGTAGATCTGAACCGAAATTGGGGCTGGATGTGGGGCAATGAGTATTCCTGTGGTACGGATTTCATGAGTGAAAATGAGGCACGGAGATTCGTCGAGCATTTCTGGCGCCATTCTTTCGTAACGTATGTTTCCTTTCATGCGGGGACGTTGTACATTTCCGAACCCTGGTCATATACGACATATACACAACCACCCGAGCAAAACCTGCTGCATCATTTGTCACAGGGCTATGCGTATTTCACAGGCTATCCTTATGGACAGGGTTCGATCGGTATGTATGAGATAAATGGATGCACCAAAGACTATGATTACGGGTGCGGGGGAGAGATGGGCTGGTCGATCGAAGTATGCTACTACAAAACACCATCGCCCGATTCTATAGACCCGATCTTCGACCGTGACCGGCCAGCAATGCTCCGTCTCATGCACAGGGCTGGTCAGGGTATACATGGTTATGTTTACGATTCACTCAGTATTGAGCCGACCAAGCTGCGTTCTTTGATATATGTTAATCCCGCTCACTGGCCCAGCTATTCAAGGAGTGCCAACGGGGACTTCCATCGTTTTTACTTACCCGGAACCTACAGTGTTACGGCGCTCAGTCCGGGCTATGAGCCGAAGACCATTGACAGTGTTGTCGTGCCTTCGAATACGCCCGACTCGTCGGTATATATAGAGTTCGGTCTTATCCCAAATCCGGAGTTGCCTATCTATGCGACAGGGGTTATTGGCACACGTTATGTCTCTACATATAGTAACCAGACCTACCCGGTGCAGGCAATAGGGCCTCATGACGGTCAGGCCTTTCAGGTGGATGCTACCAAATGGATCGTTTTGGGCTTTGATTATCCTATTCATGATTATCCTGGCAATGATCTTATGGTTTACCGTTCAAGCGGTTCTGGCAGCGCAACGGTCAGAGTTAGTAATGATTGGTTCGGTTCATGGCAGACCCTGGGCACGGCAAACGATACAGTTACCGAGTTCGACATCAGCAGTACCAGCCTCGATTCAGCCCGCTACGTGCGAATAGAGGCATCCAGCACGTTCATGCTCGATGCGGTTGAGGCATTGCAGGTGCCGACCGGCGTTACCAAGGGTGATGACATTACTGTAGCACAAAGAACCTTGTTTGAGATCACGCCGACCGTGCTACGAAAAGGTGATCTGCTCCAGGTAAATAATGCTCGACAAACTCCGGTGCAGGTCAGGCTGTTCAATCTGCTCGGGCAGGCATTGAGAGAGGATGTAGTGGAGCCGGGGGTGACACAGTGGTCTTTAGCCGGTTTGCCGGCGGGGATTTATTTCCTCGTTGGACCGGAGATCCATTCTGCGCGGCGCATAGTACTGGTTGATTGA
- a CDS encoding isochorismatase family protein has product MREGFILKKDLAALLVIDMQRHFCEKASSFFVPGSDQLASQLKDLVDAFSRQQRPVIFTRHIDSENPDNLMLRWWAEKIKEDDPMSHVVDILDTSMGTVVIKNQYDGFLNTDLEEILKQKGVRQVVVCGVLTNLCCETTARSAFMRGFEVYFVKDGTATFSREMHEAALLNLSYGFATLTTLKDVVKVLQ; this is encoded by the coding sequence ATGAGAGAGGGTTTTATCCTTAAAAAGGATCTCGCTGCATTGCTGGTGATTGATATGCAACGGCACTTTTGCGAAAAAGCGAGCAGTTTTTTTGTTCCAGGTTCAGACCAGCTTGCATCACAATTGAAAGATCTTGTTGATGCTTTCAGCCGGCAGCAGCGTCCCGTAATCTTTACCCGTCATATCGATTCTGAAAATCCTGATAATCTGATGCTGCGCTGGTGGGCAGAGAAAATAAAAGAGGACGATCCCATGAGCCATGTCGTTGACATCCTCGATACGAGTATGGGTACGGTCGTAATAAAAAACCAGTATGATGGATTTCTGAATACCGATTTGGAGGAGATACTCAAGCAAAAAGGAGTACGGCAGGTAGTTGTATGCGGTGTCCTTACTAATCTCTGCTGTGAAACAACCGCCCGCAGCGCTTTCATGCGAGGCTTCGAGGTTTATTTTGTCAAGGATGGTACTGCCACCTTCAGCAGGGAAATGCACGAAGCGGCACTGTTGAATCTGTCATATGGATTCGCTACACTAACAACGCTCAAAGATGTGGTCAAAGTTCTGCAATAG